Proteins from a genomic interval of Drosophila melanogaster chromosome 2R:
- the CG30020 gene encoding uncharacterized protein, isoform C produces the protein MALNKRKSPYSDPISGAEVDYKLSCRCCLKTNVEYVKLDSVSVARSLDPADATEKIPLLRCLLFCVSADNAPELPQHICLECSKSLQVAYYFLQNALRAHEILCRKLCPKVSKRLNGTLAQEQEKPACAEPVQPLKTMRHECQVCGVVLYNRLELKQHIRQHAEGLSYNCKLCSFTSLKQRTLFEHYVTMHNMPLSQAEEYVKSKHLPAPKEEEVKAVCTLEDMELLIPTVLRPEDYVQPHPHIDNDQLRDIDHQLAVSMDEPVPSVDSLTSTLPPMDTPNVSIGTEYLVLPDGSLQQVNGSGVVIEYIDDSKPNSSSNVNVSLQNLLSSHNDPMDIDVNELIVEEMMPQIRNLPKFFCDQCDFYSLRSADLIQHYKMVHHRVDENGKTGKEQAQGIESRVYSCDMCLFETSTVSQLRTHYKERHTVQPTEVQLRPSWTGEPTTTRGVAAKQQTPAKILNHTDIPLGIKYPPGVLETQAPLPQPVVHQPMPDPMQQTEPMATTSTTITESGDINVVVDATPLFYAATSNSLLVTNPAPVTTVEETTGTASNHAFGIFPEISEGNLPVNEAVQQAPANSSSVSVFGDMQDFIDNTDVAAICTIPADGMPVVDGDDIVIDNNNISLDFDAENLFEDFEEEEDDTVADEEDEADNEDENDNNDAATDQNLLLTSDDDDVDDFDDEQSKHLQKPYCIYCNKKFTSQYKFENHMFVHRGLAPYRCELCTNLYNMKRLLIKHYKTVHKRMPTRDMVQAKGDKVSVARTNIEKLYPGRIKNPMLMCAKCPFECESDSEMRKHLNAHHGINDGVSEHANEVFIIRKLPFECPRCIRSFAAKTTLSRHLQRSHLVDTIIEMQTPHCGEAITTTMATSSSTISEPVNSVTVDGQHNEMMQTDVGAEKMTEALGNGDGNEGGTDDGTGVKAEPAVPEEELDPVTLDAATAVTTTAIAAAISAAAAATATSLESPVATTASSSTTLFPTPTPFDFDYDIMRDEAQQSSPNIHDVSKALSDNASSSCPINESYKLLSTTALETSPAKGLRSNSRLHRSSIHICKLCNQTFDELGKLVKHEMELHSNTERSRWGYQHKCAICNTSYRTLTLLKFHMKRHSNRKSQCKLCPKSFVTIAELERHTKAKHSKDKTLRCFMDGCRKTFAFKHHLIRHQKASHLSTRYICPVCNKEEKSNVHLKNHMSVHKGEITYKCPKCDRSYLRRGRLVTHALIIHDLRFTTEELGNLSSLATNQARPNDLKVATPVGLLDGRKDVSGASEENGQP, from the exons ATGGCGCTGAACAAAAGGAAGAGCCCTTACTCGGACCCAATTTCGGGCGCCGAAGTGGACTACAAGTTGTCATGTCGCTGCTGCTTGAAGACGAACGTGGAGTACGTCAAACTGGACTCGGTGTCGGTGGCGCGCAGTCTGGACCCGGCGGACGCCACTGAGAAGATACCGCTCCTTCGTTGCCTGCTGTTCTGCGTGAGCGCCGATAATGCGCCGGAGCTGCCGCAACACATATGCCTCGAGTGCAGCAAGAGCCTGCAGGTGGCCTACTACTTCCTTCAGAATGCGCTGCGTGCCCACGAGATCCTGTGCCGGAAACTATGTCCCAAGGTTTCAAAGAGACTGAATGGCACTTTGGCTCAGGAGCAGGAAAAGCCAGCGTGTGCAGAG CCGGTACAGCCCCTAAAGACCATGCGGCACGAGTGTCAGGTCTGCGGAGTAGTGCTCTACAATCGCCTGGAGCTCAAGCAGCACATACGCCAGCATGCAG AGGGTCTTTCATACAACTGCAAGTTGTGCAGCTTCACGTCGTTGAAGCAACGAACTTTGTTCGAGCACTATGTGACCATGCACAACATGCCCCTTAGCCAGGCAGAGGAGTACGTAAAATCAAAGCATCTTCCAGCTCCTAAAGAAGAAGAGGTTAAGGCAGTGTGCACGCTTGAGGATATGGAGTTGCTGATACCCACCGTACTTAGGCCGGAAGATTACGTACAGCCGCATCCGCATATTGATAACGACCAACTGCGAGACATTGATCACCAGCTGGCCGTCAGCATGGATGAACCCGTACCGTCAGTGGACAGCCTCACCTCCACCCTGCCGCCGATGGATACGCCCAATGTTAGCATCGGCACCGAGTACCTTGTCCTTCCCGACGGTTCGCTGCAGCAGGTTAACGGAAGCG GCGTGGTCATCGAGTATATAGACGATAGCAAACCGAATAGTTCCAGCAACGTCAATGTAAGCCTACAAAATCTCCTGTCCAGCCATAATGATCCGATGGATATCGATGTCAACGAATTGATCGTGGAGGAAATGATGCCACAGATAAGAA ATCTTCCCAAATTCTTCTGCGACCAATGCGACTTTTACTCGTTGCGCAGCGCCGATCTAATACAGCATTACAAGATGGTCCACCATCGGGTTGATGAAAATGGCAAGACCGGCAAGGAACAGGCGCAAGGTATAGAGTCTCGTGTCTACTCGTGCGATATGTGCCTGTTCGAGACGTCCACCGTTAGCCAGTTGCGAACACACTACAAGGAACGGCACACGGTCCAGCCCACGGAGGTGCAGCTGCGTCCCAGTTGGACGGGCGAGCCAACGACAACGAGAGGCGTTGCCGCCAAGCAGCAGACTCCGGCCAAGATATTAAATCACACCGACATCCCGTTGGGCATTAAAT ATCCGCCTGGTGTTTTGGAAACGCAAGCGCCATTGCCGCAACCGGTGGTACATCAACCAATGCCTGATCCAATGCAGCAAACGGAGCCGATGGCCACCACATCGACGACCATCACCGAATCGGGCGACATCAACGTAGTGGTGGATGCGACGCCGCTCTTCTATGCGGCAACCTCCAACTCCCTGTTAGTGACGAACCCGGCACCGGTGACAACGGTGGAGGAAACCACCGGTACGGCCAGCAACCATGCATTTGGAATCTTTCCCGAAATCTCAGAGGGCAACCTGCCCGTGAACGAAGCCGTACAGCAGGCACCAGCCAATTCATCTAGCGTTTCGGTGTTTGGCGACATGCAGGACTTTATTGACAACACCGATGTGGCTGCCATATGCACAATTCCCGCGGATGGCATGCCCGTTGTGGATGGTGATGACATTGTGATTGATAATAACAATATCAGTCTGGACTTTGATGCCGAGAATTTGTTCGAGGActtcgaggaggaggaggatgataCTGTGGCCGACGAAGAAGACGAGGCCGACAATGAAGACGAGAATGACAACAATGATGCTGCCACTGATCAAAATCTGTTGCTGACCAGCGACGATGATGATGTGGACGACTTTGATGACGAGCAATCGAAGCATCTGCAGAAGCCCTACTGCATTTACTGCAATAAGAAGTTTACCAGTCAGTATAAATTCGAGAACCACATGTTTGTTCATCGGG GTCTGGCTCCCTATCGCTGCGAACTGTGCACTAACCTCTACAACATGAAGCGATTGCTGATCAAGCACTATAAAACTGTGCACAAGCGAATGCCCACGAGGGACATGGTCCAGGCGAAGGGCGATAAGGTTTCCGTAGCCCGCACCAACATCGAAAAACTGTATCCTGGCAGGATAAAGA ATCCAATGCTCATGTGCGCAAAGTGTCCGTTTGAATGCGAATCGGATTCGGAGATGCGCAAGCATCTGAATGCCCACCATGGAATCAATGACGGAG TGTCCGAGCATGCAAACGAAGTGTTTATCATACGCA AATTACCATTTGAATGTCCGCGCTGCATTCGATCGTTTGCGGCCAAGACCACTCTTAGTCGCCACCTGCAGCGCAGTCATTTGGTGGATACAATTATAGAGATGCAAACGCCGCATTGCGGGGAAGCCATCACGACTACGATGGCCACATCCTCATCAACGATTTCTGAGCCCGTAAACTCGGTCACAGTGGATGGCCAACACAATGAGATGATGCAGACGGATGTTGGGGCTGAAAAGATGACGGAAGCTTTAGGCAATGGCGATGGCAATG AAGGCGGCACAGATGATGGAACAGGAGTTAAAGCAGAACCGGCGGTGCCAGAGGAAGAACTAGATCCGGTAACATTGGACGCAGCCACAGCGGTGACTacaacagcaatagcagcagcaatatcagcggcagcagcagcgacagctACTTCGTTAGAATCACCCGTAGCAACCACAGCTTCATCGTCCACCACTCTCTTTCCCACGCCCACaccatttgattttgattatgACATAATGAGAGACGAAGCCCAGCAATCGTCGCCCAATATCCATGACGTATCCAAAGCCCTCAGCGACAATGCATCATCCAGCTGCCCAATTAATGAAAGCTATAAACTGCTGTCCACCACTGCCCTGGAAACATCGCCAGCGAAGGGTTTACGCTCCAACAGCCGTCTGCATCGTTCTTCCATTCACATTTGCAAACTCTGTAACCAAACATTTGACGAGCTGGGCAAGTTGGTCAAGCATGAAATGGAGCTGCACTCCAATACGGAACGTTCGCGATGGGGCTATCAGCACAAGTGTGCCATCTGCAATACATCCTACCGCACGCTTACGTTGCTCAAGTTCCACATGAAGCGACACAGTAATAGAAAATCACAGTGCAAGCTGTGCCCCAAGTCCTTTGTAACTATCGCAGAGCTCGAGCGGCACACGAAGGCCAAGCACAGCAAGGATAAGACGCTTCGGTGCTTTATGGATGGCTGCCGGAAGACTTTTGCCTTCAAACACCATTTGATACGCCATCAGAAGGCCTCTCATCTGAGCACGCGGTATATATGTCCCGTTTGCAATAAGGAGGAAAAGTCCAATGTGCATCTGAAAAATCATATGAGCGTGCACAAAGGTGAGATAACCTACAAGTGTCCCAAGTGCGATCGCTCCTATTTGCGACGTGGCAG ACTCGTAACCCATGCACTCATAATCCATGACTTGCGCTTCACCACCGAAGAGTTGGGAAACCTCTCATCCCTGGCTACGAACCAAGCCAGACCTAACGATCTTAAAGTCGCGACGCCCGTGGGACTCCTGGATGGCCGTAAGGATGTGAGCGGTGCAAGCGAAGAAAATGGGCAGCCCTAA
- the CG30020 gene encoding uncharacterized protein, isoform A, giving the protein MALNKRKSPYSDPISGAEVDYKLSCRCCLKTNVEYVKLDSVSVARSLDPADATEKIPLLRCLLFCVSADNAPELPQHICLECSKSLQVAYYFLQNALRAHEILCRKLCPKVSKRLNGTLAQEQEKPACAEPVQPLKTMRHECQVCGVVLYNRLELKQHIRQHAEGLSYNCKLCSFTSLKQRTLFEHYVTMHNMPLSQAEEYVKSKHLPAPKEEEVKAVCTLEDMELLIPTVLRPEDYVQPHPHIDNDQLRDIDHQLAVSMDEPVPSVDSLTSTLPPMDTPNVSIGTEYLVLPDGSLQQVNGSGVVIEYIDDSKPNSSSNVNVSLQNLLSSHNDPMDIDVNELIVEEMMPQIRIKPKPAVIGTSIHKHKCKFCPKTFSTVARLKSHQLTHSNLPKFFCDQCDFYSLRSADLIQHYKMVHHRVDENGKTGKEQAQGIESRVYSCDMCLFETSTVSQLRTHYKERHTVQPTEVQLRPSWTGEPTTTRGVAAKQQTPAKILNHTDIPLGIKYPPGVLETQAPLPQPVVHQPMPDPMQQTEPMATTSTTITESGDINVVVDATPLFYAATSNSLLVTNPAPVTTVEETTGTASNHAFGIFPEISEGNLPVNEAVQQAPANSSSVSVFGDMQDFIDNTDVAAICTIPADGMPVVDGDDIVIDNNNISLDFDAENLFEDFEEEEDDTVADEEDEADNEDENDNNDAATDQNLLLTSDDDDVDDFDDEQSKHLQKPYCIYCNKKFTSQYKFENHMFVHRGLAPYRCELCTNLYNMKRLLIKHYKTVHKRMPTRDMVQAKGDKVSVARTNIEKLYPGRIKNPMLMCAKCPFECESDSEMRKHLNAHHGINDGVSEHANEVFIIRKLPFECPRCIRSFAAKTTLSRHLQRSHLVDTIIEMQTPHCGEAITTTMATSSSTISEPVNSVTVDGQHNEMMQTDVGAEKMTEALGNGDGNEEGGTDDGTGVKAEPAVPEEELDPVTLDAATAVTTTAIAAAISAAAAATATSLESPVATTASSSTTLFPTPTPFDFDYDIMRDEAQQSSPNIHDVSKALSDNASSSCPINESYKLLSTTALETSPAKGLRSNSRLHRSSIHICKLCNQTFDELGKLVKHEMELHSNTERSRWGYQHKCAICNTSYRTLTLLKFHMKRHSNRKSQCKLCPKSFVTIAELERHTKAKHSKDKTLRCFMDGCRKTFAFKHHLIRHQKASHLSTRYICPVCNKEEKSNVHLKNHMSVHKGEITYKCPKCDRSYLRRGRLVTHALIIHDLRFTTEELGNLSSLATNQARPNDLKVATPVGLLDGRKDVSGASEENGQP; this is encoded by the exons ATGGCGCTGAACAAAAGGAAGAGCCCTTACTCGGACCCAATTTCGGGCGCCGAAGTGGACTACAAGTTGTCATGTCGCTGCTGCTTGAAGACGAACGTGGAGTACGTCAAACTGGACTCGGTGTCGGTGGCGCGCAGTCTGGACCCGGCGGACGCCACTGAGAAGATACCGCTCCTTCGTTGCCTGCTGTTCTGCGTGAGCGCCGATAATGCGCCGGAGCTGCCGCAACACATATGCCTCGAGTGCAGCAAGAGCCTGCAGGTGGCCTACTACTTCCTTCAGAATGCGCTGCGTGCCCACGAGATCCTGTGCCGGAAACTATGTCCCAAGGTTTCAAAGAGACTGAATGGCACTTTGGCTCAGGAGCAGGAAAAGCCAGCGTGTGCAGAG CCGGTACAGCCCCTAAAGACCATGCGGCACGAGTGTCAGGTCTGCGGAGTAGTGCTCTACAATCGCCTGGAGCTCAAGCAGCACATACGCCAGCATGCAG AGGGTCTTTCATACAACTGCAAGTTGTGCAGCTTCACGTCGTTGAAGCAACGAACTTTGTTCGAGCACTATGTGACCATGCACAACATGCCCCTTAGCCAGGCAGAGGAGTACGTAAAATCAAAGCATCTTCCAGCTCCTAAAGAAGAAGAGGTTAAGGCAGTGTGCACGCTTGAGGATATGGAGTTGCTGATACCCACCGTACTTAGGCCGGAAGATTACGTACAGCCGCATCCGCATATTGATAACGACCAACTGCGAGACATTGATCACCAGCTGGCCGTCAGCATGGATGAACCCGTACCGTCAGTGGACAGCCTCACCTCCACCCTGCCGCCGATGGATACGCCCAATGTTAGCATCGGCACCGAGTACCTTGTCCTTCCCGACGGTTCGCTGCAGCAGGTTAACGGAAGCG GCGTGGTCATCGAGTATATAGACGATAGCAAACCGAATAGTTCCAGCAACGTCAATGTAAGCCTACAAAATCTCCTGTCCAGCCATAATGATCCGATGGATATCGATGTCAACGAATTGATCGTGGAGGAAATGATGCCACAGATAAGAA TCAAGCCAAAACCGGCCGTTATCGGAACATCCATTCACAAGCACAAGTGCAAATTCTGTCCGAAAACATTCTCCACTGTAGCGCGTCTAAAATCTCATCAGTTGACTCACAGCA ATCTTCCCAAATTCTTCTGCGACCAATGCGACTTTTACTCGTTGCGCAGCGCCGATCTAATACAGCATTACAAGATGGTCCACCATCGGGTTGATGAAAATGGCAAGACCGGCAAGGAACAGGCGCAAGGTATAGAGTCTCGTGTCTACTCGTGCGATATGTGCCTGTTCGAGACGTCCACCGTTAGCCAGTTGCGAACACACTACAAGGAACGGCACACGGTCCAGCCCACGGAGGTGCAGCTGCGTCCCAGTTGGACGGGCGAGCCAACGACAACGAGAGGCGTTGCCGCCAAGCAGCAGACTCCGGCCAAGATATTAAATCACACCGACATCCCGTTGGGCATTAAAT ATCCGCCTGGTGTTTTGGAAACGCAAGCGCCATTGCCGCAACCGGTGGTACATCAACCAATGCCTGATCCAATGCAGCAAACGGAGCCGATGGCCACCACATCGACGACCATCACCGAATCGGGCGACATCAACGTAGTGGTGGATGCGACGCCGCTCTTCTATGCGGCAACCTCCAACTCCCTGTTAGTGACGAACCCGGCACCGGTGACAACGGTGGAGGAAACCACCGGTACGGCCAGCAACCATGCATTTGGAATCTTTCCCGAAATCTCAGAGGGCAACCTGCCCGTGAACGAAGCCGTACAGCAGGCACCAGCCAATTCATCTAGCGTTTCGGTGTTTGGCGACATGCAGGACTTTATTGACAACACCGATGTGGCTGCCATATGCACAATTCCCGCGGATGGCATGCCCGTTGTGGATGGTGATGACATTGTGATTGATAATAACAATATCAGTCTGGACTTTGATGCCGAGAATTTGTTCGAGGActtcgaggaggaggaggatgataCTGTGGCCGACGAAGAAGACGAGGCCGACAATGAAGACGAGAATGACAACAATGATGCTGCCACTGATCAAAATCTGTTGCTGACCAGCGACGATGATGATGTGGACGACTTTGATGACGAGCAATCGAAGCATCTGCAGAAGCCCTACTGCATTTACTGCAATAAGAAGTTTACCAGTCAGTATAAATTCGAGAACCACATGTTTGTTCATCGGG GTCTGGCTCCCTATCGCTGCGAACTGTGCACTAACCTCTACAACATGAAGCGATTGCTGATCAAGCACTATAAAACTGTGCACAAGCGAATGCCCACGAGGGACATGGTCCAGGCGAAGGGCGATAAGGTTTCCGTAGCCCGCACCAACATCGAAAAACTGTATCCTGGCAGGATAAAGA ATCCAATGCTCATGTGCGCAAAGTGTCCGTTTGAATGCGAATCGGATTCGGAGATGCGCAAGCATCTGAATGCCCACCATGGAATCAATGACGGAG TGTCCGAGCATGCAAACGAAGTGTTTATCATACGCA AATTACCATTTGAATGTCCGCGCTGCATTCGATCGTTTGCGGCCAAGACCACTCTTAGTCGCCACCTGCAGCGCAGTCATTTGGTGGATACAATTATAGAGATGCAAACGCCGCATTGCGGGGAAGCCATCACGACTACGATGGCCACATCCTCATCAACGATTTCTGAGCCCGTAAACTCGGTCACAGTGGATGGCCAACACAATGAGATGATGCAGACGGATGTTGGGGCTGAAAAGATGACGGAAGCTTTAGGCAATGGCGATGGCAATG AAGAAGGCGGCACAGATGATGGAACAGGAGTTAAAGCAGAACCGGCGGTGCCAGAGGAAGAACTAGATCCGGTAACATTGGACGCAGCCACAGCGGTGACTacaacagcaatagcagcagcaatatcagcggcagcagcagcgacagctACTTCGTTAGAATCACCCGTAGCAACCACAGCTTCATCGTCCACCACTCTCTTTCCCACGCCCACaccatttgattttgattatgACATAATGAGAGACGAAGCCCAGCAATCGTCGCCCAATATCCATGACGTATCCAAAGCCCTCAGCGACAATGCATCATCCAGCTGCCCAATTAATGAAAGCTATAAACTGCTGTCCACCACTGCCCTGGAAACATCGCCAGCGAAGGGTTTACGCTCCAACAGCCGTCTGCATCGTTCTTCCATTCACATTTGCAAACTCTGTAACCAAACATTTGACGAGCTGGGCAAGTTGGTCAAGCATGAAATGGAGCTGCACTCCAATACGGAACGTTCGCGATGGGGCTATCAGCACAAGTGTGCCATCTGCAATACATCCTACCGCACGCTTACGTTGCTCAAGTTCCACATGAAGCGACACAGTAATAGAAAATCACAGTGCAAGCTGTGCCCCAAGTCCTTTGTAACTATCGCAGAGCTCGAGCGGCACACGAAGGCCAAGCACAGCAAGGATAAGACGCTTCGGTGCTTTATGGATGGCTGCCGGAAGACTTTTGCCTTCAAACACCATTTGATACGCCATCAGAAGGCCTCTCATCTGAGCACGCGGTATATATGTCCCGTTTGCAATAAGGAGGAAAAGTCCAATGTGCATCTGAAAAATCATATGAGCGTGCACAAAGGTGAGATAACCTACAAGTGTCCCAAGTGCGATCGCTCCTATTTGCGACGTGGCAG ACTCGTAACCCATGCACTCATAATCCATGACTTGCGCTTCACCACCGAAGAGTTGGGAAACCTCTCATCCCTGGCTACGAACCAAGCCAGACCTAACGATCTTAAAGTCGCGACGCCCGTGGGACTCCTGGATGGCCGTAAGGATGTGAGCGGTGCAAGCGAAGAAAATGGGCAGCCCTAA
- the cag gene encoding cag, isoform A — MPSGRVRKPRTSLTLEEKMEVIQSQERNKLSVRDLAKRFNIGKTQAADILKHKQSIKEGLLSGELKLNQMRRNPLSQRGAQIDEMCFDWFSRVRTENIPISGEMVRKKAKQLAVELGHSNFSASSGWLEKWRKRHNVRYNDTGDSLDLQEFEAILVKSEPISNKDDCDEPYPVTLIEPIYSTEEAMMQLARLKEFAKDDYASYQQLISLENQWSWKWNIFKKELP; from the exons ATGCCATCGGGAAGAGTCAGAAAACCTAGAACCTCGCTCACTTTGGAAGAGAAAATGGAGGTAATCCAGTCCCAGGAGCGAAACAAGCTATCGGTTCGGGATCTGGCCAAGAG GTTTAACATTGGAAAGACACAAGCAGCAGACATTTTGAAGCACAAACAGTCGATTAAAGAGGGTCTGTTGAGTGGAGAACTTAAGTTGAATCAGATGCGGAGGAATCCCCTCTCTCAGCGGGGCGCCCAAATCGATGAGATGTGCTTTGATTGGTTCTCCCGTGTCCGTACCGAGAATATACCCATATCGGGGGAAATGGTGCGGAAGAAGGCCAAGCAGTTAGCTGTGGAGCTGGGCCACTCCAATTTCTCTGCCTCCTCCGGATGGCTGGAGAAATGGCGAAAGCGACACAACGTCCGATACAATGACACCGGTGACAGCCTGGATCTGCAGGAGTTCGAGGCGATTCTGGTGAAAAGCGAACCCATCTCGAATAAGGACGATTGTGATGAGCCATACCCCGTGACTCTGATAGAGCCTATCTATTCCACCGAGGAGGCCATGATGCAGCTGGCCCGGCTGAAGGAGTTCGCAAAGGATGACTATGCTTCCTACCAGCAGTTGATCAGTCTGGAAAATCAATGGAGCTGGAAATGGAACATCTTTAAGAAGGAGCTTCCCTGA
- the CG12942 gene encoding uncharacterized protein — protein MDAAVPDPALLAMNKLNKGSKCRACLSVDRKTVQLNAEVPNLQKTRTYAQSLKQCTNLDLRVISPGGYLWPMQICVRCCRALEVAMHFVEMALESNLKLQAEAKSVKLPSPTGELKRKASNETIPWNQFSQEFEQFVEGYEGPIEENVLYMRGTKVPRLDVDASSSSETAPKEDEVILFDVKYDTNDLEEEDENDGSDAKNNETFFENSITPGESVMVVSVAEKAVENNNNYNFNNKNGDVTDEECDLIQRALEMTLNDDGCSQSPKNEASNETQLKSNGIEVSSPLFIKLATTSSTTGNIPILKCNICQYTHTDAEQLKIHYKSIHKISMMEDDIIGLNKNQNFKCRPCNSYETKDRSEMQKHLIDHHKIDGDFEMYCYMQANCPACDRIFKDQRSARKHYTRVHTPVQIAVSPTESYACTACDKVFNQKASLHSHQRFCQVKDVVHCSFCDQQFNSMRKYELHLQQLHAVETVHECEICRRSFKSAETLTMHRKRHSERHYQCGKCSLNYVNSAELRVHYERAHVNEEPVSCLTCGNQFQNMTLLREHEQRSHQKSKVWRCEVCNFETKTRWRRRQHQYEHMDYPYKCQKCTSEFADRSKFRQHSKKVHGIELSDEQLAEMFREKKGYTNRHDAFNKSINSLEIPGLTEDCFTELESLGVDYDAITTDLFASSAALDNLLNLIP, from the exons ATGGACGCCGCCGTACCGGATCCCGCGCTCCTGGCGATGAACAAGCTGAACAAGGGCTCCAAGTGCCGAGCCTGTCTATCGGTGGACAGGAAAACCGTGCAGTTGAACGCCGAGGTGCCCAACCTGCAAAAGACGCGTACCTACGCCCAGAGCCTGAAGCAGTGCACCAACCTGGACCTGCGGGTCATTAGTCCAGGTGGCTACCTGTGGCCGATGCAAATCTGCGTGCGCTGCTGTCGCGCCCTGGAGGTGGCTATGCACTTTGTCGAAATGGCCCTGGAATCGAATCTCAAGCTCCAAGCCGAAGCCAAAAGCGTAAAGCTGCCCAGTCCCACTGGAGAGCTTAAACGAAAGGCCAGCAACGAAACGATACCATGGAATCAGTTTAGCCAGGAGTTCGAGCAGTTTGTCGAGGGCTATGAGGGTCCCATCGAGGAGAATGTCCTCTATATGCGAGGAACCAAGGTGCCGCGGCTGGATGTCGACGCTTCTTCGAGCAGCGAGACAGCGCCAAAGGAAGATGAAG TAATACTCTTCGACGTCAAGTATGACACCAATGatctggaggaggaggacgagaaCGACGGCTCGGATGCCAAGAACAATGAGACCTTCTTCGAGAACAGTATTACACCTGGAGAGTCAGTTATGGTCGTCTCAGTCGCGGAAAAAGCTGTCGagaataataacaattataatttcaaTAACAAAAACGGCGATGTGACGGACGAGGAGTGCGACCTTATACAACGCGCTCTGGAGATGACTCTAAACGACGATGGCTGTAGCCAAAGTCCCAAGAACGAGGCCAGCAATGAAACTCAGCTGAAAT CCAATGGAATAGAGGTCTCATCGCCACTCTTTATTAAGCTGGCCACGACTAGCAGCACGACGGGTAATATACCCATTCTGAAATGCAACATTTGCCAATACACGCATACCGATGCGGAGCAGTTAAAAATTCACTACAAAAGTATTCACAAGATTTCTATGATGGAAGACGATATAATTGGCCTAAACAAAA ATCAAAACTTCAAGTGCCGACCTTGCAATAGTTATGAGACGAAAGACAGGTCTGAAATGCAGAAGCATCTCATCGATCACCACAAAATAGATGGTGATTTTG AAATGTACTGTTATATGCAAGCAAACTGCCCGGCTTGCGACAGGATCTTCAAGGATCAGCGCTCGGCTAGAAAACATTACACCCGGGTGCACACTCCGGTGCAAATTGCGGTGTCACCAACAGAATCATATGCCTGCACGGCATGCGATAAGGTGTTCAACCAGAAGGCCAGCCTGCACAGCCATCAGCGTTTCTGTCAGGTGAAGGATGTCGTGCATTGCAGCTTCTGCGATCAACAGTTCAACAGCATGCGCAAGTACGAGCTACACTTGCAGCAACTCCATGCCGTGGAAACAGTACACGAGTGCGAGATCTGCCGGCGTAGCTTCAAAAGCGCCGAAACCCTAACGATGCATCGCAAGCGGCACTCGGAGCGGCACTACCAGTGCGGTAAGTGCTCGCTTAACTATGTTAACTCGGCGGAGTTGCGAGTGCACTACGAACGGGCTCATGTCAATGAGGAACCAGTTAGCTGCCTTACCTGTGGCAATCAGTTCCAAAACATGACCCTGCTGCGCGAGCACGAGCAAAGAAGTCACCAGAAGTCGAAGGTCTGGCGCTGTGAGGTGTGCAACTTTGAGACGAAGACCAGATGGCGCAGGCGTCAGCATCAGTACGAGCACATGGATTACCCGTACAAGTGCCAGAAGTGCACCAGCGAGTTCGCTGATCGCAGCAA ATTCCGCCAACATTCCAAGAAGGTGCATGGCATCGAACTGAGCGACGAGCAGTTGGCTGAGATGTTCCGCGAGAAGAAGGGCTACACCAATCGGCATGATGCATTCAACAAGTCGATTAACTCACTGGAGATTCCAGGCCTCACGGAAGACTGTTTCACCGAGCTGGAGAGCCTGGGCGTAGACTATGACGCCATAACTACTGATCTCTTTGCCAGCTCCGCCGCTCTGGACAACCTGCTCAATTTGATACCTTAA
- the ND-B14 gene encoding NADH dehydrogenase (ubiquinone) B14 subunit, isoform B gives MAGREAVKRAVQQVRPILSVDREEARKRALNLYKAWYRQIPYIVMDYDIPMTVEQCRDKLREEFVKHRNVTDIRVIDMLVIKGQMELKESVEIWKQKGHIMRYWKESQDPKPTDFLSKFIQGVN, from the exons atggcCGGACGTGAAGCCGTGAAGCGAGCCGTACAGCAGGTGCGCCCCATCCTGTCCGTGGACCGCGAGGAGGCCCGTAAGCGTGCCCTCAATCTGTACAAGGCCTGGTACCGCCAGATTCCCTACATCG TCATGGACTACGACATCCCCATGACCGTGGAGCAGTGTCGGGACAAGCTGCGCGAGGAGTTCGTCAAGCATCGCAATGTGACCGACATCCGGGTGATCGACATGCTGGTCATCAAG GGCCAAATGGAGCTTAAGGAATCCGTGGAGATCTGGAAGCAGAAGGGCCATATCATGCGCTACTGGAAAGAATCGCAGGATCCCAAGCCCACCGACTTCCTCTCAAAATTCATCCAGGGCGTTAATTAg